One Setaria viridis chromosome 5, Setaria_viridis_v4.0, whole genome shotgun sequence genomic region harbors:
- the LOC140222853 gene encoding protein ALP1-like: MAGASGTWNPTDGCSRRRSEDARSITYGPMAERDRERNSNLRFIYESDDVHCVNLLRMRRAPFFQLCDLFRSRELVVDSIHATVEEQVAMFLHVVGHNQRFRIINMTFRRSPETISRFFHQVLYVVGELRNELIVPPSTSVHPRILGSRRWNPYFKDCIGAIDGTHVLARVPLKMQGSFRGRKHTITQNVLAAVDFDLRFTYVLAGWEGSAHDALILSDALERADGLTVPQGKFYLVDAGYAARPGFLPPYRGTRYHLREFGSNRPQNQRELFNLRHSSLRVTVERAFGALKNRFRILDNKPFHPYKTQVKLVLACCILHNWILRHGQEEHVPTEAAWTPNSTDTPPDSPPEPEHSPDNGTWAQQRDTWAAQMWQNRGSSRV, translated from the exons AAGGAGAAGTGAGGATGCTCGATCTATTACCTATGGTCCCATGGCAGAGAGGGACAGAGAGAGGAATAGCAACCTCAGATTCATTTATGAATCTGATGATGTGCATTGTGTCAACCTGCTAAGGATGAGAAGGGCACCTTTTTTTCAACTGTGTGACCTGTTTCGGTCTAGAGAGTTGGTTGTGGATAGCATCCATGCCACTGTTGAAGAACAGGTAGCAATGTTCTTGCATGTAGTGGGACACAACCAAAGGTTCAGGATCATTAACATGACATTTAGGAGGTCACCTGAAACTATCAGTAGGTTCTTTCATCAAGTCTTGTATGTAGTTGGTGAGTTGAGAAATGAGTTGATTGTACCACCATCCACTAGTGTCCATCCTAGGATCCTTGGCAGCAggagatggaacccatatttcaag gattgcataggagcaattgatGGGACACATGTCTTAGCTAGAGTGCCTTTGAAGATGCAAGGTTCCTTTAGAGGCAGGAAGCACACCATCACTCAGAATGTACTGGCAGCAGTGGACTTTGATCTAAGGTTCACATATGTGCTTGCTGGTTGGGAGGGATCTGCACATGATGCTCTGATTTTATCAGATGCTCTTGAAAGGGCAGATGGTCTTACAGTCCCACAAG GGAAATTCTATCTTgtggatgctggatatgcagccAGGCCTGGGTTCCTGCCGCCATATCGTGGTACAAGGTACCACTTGAGGGAGTTTGGTTCAAATAGGCCACAAAATCAAAGAGAGTTGTTTAACCTGAGGCATTCTTCTCTTAGGGTGACAGTAGAGAGGGCCTTTGGTGCTCTAAAGAATAGATTCAGAATCCTTGATAACAAGCCTTTCCATCCTTACAAAACCCAAGTTAAGTTGGTTCTTGCCTGTTGTATTCTGCACAATTGGATACTTAGGCATGGACAAGAAGAACATGTTCCCACTGAAGCTGCTTGGACTCCTAACTCCACTGATACCCCCCCTGATAGCCCCCCTGAGCCAGAACATAGTCCTGATAATGGAACCTGGGCACAGCAAAGGGATACATGGGCTGCACAAATGTGGCAGAATAGGGGATCTTCTAGAGTTTAA